One window of the Chryseobacterium camelliae genome contains the following:
- a CDS encoding helix-turn-helix domain-containing protein: MIKINCAMTLGEKLKKARINKNFTQEYLAEVLRVSQKTYSNFENDKTKPDFHQVEDIAKTLEVSVLDFLSGDGLSFNYDNVHGGNNGFIYQNQNPEKLIEQYEQRLKDKDEEIAFLRQLLGKE, encoded by the coding sequence TTGATAAAAATAAATTGTGCTATGACGCTGGGAGAAAAACTGAAAAAAGCGAGGATCAATAAAAACTTTACGCAGGAATACCTGGCAGAAGTGCTCCGGGTTTCCCAAAAGACCTATTCCAATTTTGAAAACGACAAAACCAAACCGGATTTTCATCAGGTGGAAGATATTGCAAAGACGCTGGAAGTCAGTGTGCTGGATTTCCTGAGCGGTGATGGACTATCATTTAATTATGATAATGTTCATGGTGGAAATAATGGTTTCATTTATCAAAATCAGAATCCGGAAAAGCTGATAGAACAGTACGAGCAGCGGCTTAAGGATAAAGATGAGGAGATTGCATTCCTCAGGCAATTGCTAGGCAAAGAATAG